One stretch of Dissulfurimicrobium hydrothermale DNA includes these proteins:
- the recR gene encoding recombination mediator RecR — MKNIERLPGVGEKTAMRFALQILKWPEAKARELADSVAELHRKIRLCSSCFAFSEEDPCRICVDPKREHDVICVVEDPGDMLAIEKSGAFRGLYHVLHGVISPMDGVGPEQLKISELVSRIARDGIKEVIIATSSTAAGEATAAYLCDILKGTGTWVTRIACGIPMGMDIKYADTMTLKRALSARERIKT, encoded by the coding sequence ATGAAGAATATAGAGAGGCTTCCTGGCGTCGGCGAGAAGACCGCCATGCGTTTCGCTCTCCAGATACTTAAATGGCCGGAGGCGAAGGCCAGGGAGCTGGCGGATTCTGTCGCCGAGCTCCACCGGAAGATAAGGCTCTGTTCATCATGTTTTGCCTTTTCCGAGGAGGACCCGTGCCGGATATGCGTGGACCCCAAGCGCGAGCATGATGTGATCTGTGTGGTTGAGGATCCAGGCGATATGCTTGCCATAGAGAAGTCCGGGGCGTTCAGAGGACTTTATCACGTCCTTCACGGCGTTATCTCCCCGATGGACGGCGTGGGTCCTGAACAGCTTAAGATATCCGAGCTTGTAAGCCGCATCGCCAGGGACGGTATAAAAGAGGTGATTATTGCAACCAGCAGCACCGCTGCCGGCGAGGCTACGGCCGCCTATCTCTGCGACATCCTCAAAGGCACTGGTACATGGGTGACGCGTATAGCATGCGGTATCCCCATGGGCATGGACATCAAATATGCAGACACCATGACCTTGAAGCGAGCACTCTCGGCAAGGGAACGGATAAAGACCTAA
- a CDS encoding YbaB/EbfC family nucleoid-associated protein, which produces MQPNMKEMMRQAQRLQAKIAQLQEELVQKKIEASAGGGMVKAVANGKPEIISITIEKEVVNPDDVEMLQDLVVAAVNEAILRAKEMAEEEMSKITGGLRIPGLI; this is translated from the coding sequence ATGCAACCCAACATGAAGGAAATGATGAGGCAGGCGCAGAGGCTTCAGGCCAAGATCGCACAGCTTCAGGAAGAACTTGTCCAGAAGAAGATAGAGGCCTCTGCCGGCGGTGGGATGGTCAAGGCCGTGGCCAATGGAAAGCCAGAAATCATCTCCATTACCATAGAAAAAGAAGTGGTGAACCCTGACGATGTCGAGATGCTTCAAGACCTCGTTGTGGCTGCTGTAAACGAGGCTATCCTACGGGCAAAGGAGATGGCCGAGGAGGAGATGTCCAAAATCACAGGTGGTCTCAGGATCCCTGGTCTCATTTAA
- the dnaX gene encoding DNA polymerase III subunit gamma/tau, with the protein MSYLVLARKWRPQTFEDVAGQRHVTRTLQNSIEMGRLSHAMIFSGARGVGKTSVARILAKAINCEAGPAKNPCNRCVQCVEITEGRSVDVQEIDAASNRGIDEIRLLKENSRFHPSFCRCRVYIIDEAHMLTKEAFNALLKTLEEPPDHVYFILATTEPQKIPVTIHSRCQHHVFKRLGAAALAAHVDKIAHAEGLRLDREVIMLLAREAGGSVRDALSLLDQVVAFGASSLEEVCEALGVISSQVMRDMAGAVIKGDVAGMLSILDDVQGYGVDLKRFASDLTLYLRDMLVVKELGPERADGLVVLSREDINELSPLLSDVSPNGLMQMLDAMMKGLDAIGRSSTPRISLEILLMRLIHMRDAVKIDEILRRLNELRSPVGSEAVSPASSSVSNSTSMDSMEIKTGSIASTEGPAPLSGGSWEDFLCFTRKRSQPLASKLVCCKQVNVDENNGIIRLLCVPGMHYDLLSERDNISRLQDLAREFYKRPVSLVVEVLKKEDEASGSMPNGSKKSSARDELLSAPLVKKAIKVFDARIMDVKLFPDKDRDGSF; encoded by the coding sequence ATGTCTTACTTAGTCCTTGCCAGGAAATGGCGGCCTCAGACCTTTGAAGATGTCGCCGGCCAGCGTCATGTCACGCGGACCCTTCAAAATTCTATTGAGATGGGAAGACTCTCGCATGCCATGATCTTCAGCGGAGCTAGAGGGGTGGGCAAGACGTCCGTGGCCAGGATACTTGCCAAGGCCATAAATTGTGAGGCCGGCCCTGCGAAAAACCCATGCAATAGATGCGTGCAATGTGTGGAGATCACCGAAGGTCGCTCGGTGGACGTCCAGGAGATAGACGCGGCGTCGAACAGGGGTATTGATGAGATAAGGCTTTTGAAGGAAAATAGTCGATTCCACCCGTCTTTTTGCAGATGCAGGGTCTATATAATAGATGAAGCGCATATGCTGACCAAAGAGGCGTTTAATGCACTCCTGAAGACCCTTGAGGAGCCGCCTGATCATGTCTATTTTATTTTAGCAACAACCGAGCCCCAAAAGATCCCTGTCACCATACATTCAAGGTGCCAACACCATGTCTTCAAGAGATTGGGTGCGGCCGCGCTTGCCGCCCACGTCGACAAGATCGCCCACGCCGAAGGTCTCAGGCTCGACCGTGAAGTCATCATGCTCCTTGCGAGAGAGGCCGGGGGAAGCGTCAGGGATGCCCTCAGCCTGCTTGATCAGGTTGTAGCATTCGGCGCATCTTCCCTCGAAGAGGTGTGTGAGGCGCTTGGAGTGATCAGTTCTCAGGTCATGCGGGATATGGCCGGGGCCGTTATCAAAGGTGACGTGGCGGGCATGTTGAGCATCCTGGATGACGTACAGGGCTATGGTGTCGATCTCAAGCGGTTTGCCTCAGACCTCACCCTTTATCTTAGAGATATGCTTGTAGTGAAGGAGCTTGGGCCTGAGCGGGCCGATGGCCTTGTCGTGCTGTCCAGAGAGGACATAAACGAACTCAGCCCACTTTTGTCCGATGTAAGCCCGAACGGGCTTATGCAGATGCTCGATGCCATGATGAAAGGGCTCGATGCCATAGGGCGGAGCTCAACCCCAAGGATCTCCTTGGAGATATTGCTCATGCGTCTCATCCATATGAGGGATGCCGTTAAGATAGATGAGATATTAAGGCGTCTCAACGAGCTCCGGTCTCCAGTGGGGTCCGAAGCTGTTTCCCCTGCATCTTCGTCTGTGTCAAACAGCACATCGATGGACTCTATGGAGATCAAGACAGGATCTATTGCCTCAACTGAAGGACCGGCACCGCTGTCAGGTGGGAGCTGGGAGGATTTTCTCTGTTTTACAAGGAAAAGGAGCCAGCCGCTTGCGTCAAAGCTTGTGTGCTGCAAGCAGGTTAATGTAGACGAAAATAACGGGATAATAAGGCTTTTGTGCGTACCAGGCATGCACTATGACCTGCTTTCCGAGAGAGATAATATATCACGTCTTCAAGACCTCGCCAGGGAGTTCTATAAGAGACCTGTTAGTTTGGTCGTAGAGGTCTTGAAAAAAGAAGATGAAGCCAGCGGCAGCATGCCGAATGGTTCAAAAAAATCATCCGCACGCGACGAACTTTTGAGCGCCCCTCTGGTAAAGAAAGCCATAAAGGTATTTGACGCCAGGATCATGGATGTTAAATTGTTTCCCGACAAAGACAGGGATGGTTCGTTTTGA
- the wbaP gene encoding undecaprenyl-phosphate galactose phosphotransferase WbaP: protein MNNKLKTVFERAVLFFIDAAAISLILGLSVFVRTDILPILYSGFRGDFSVITFKNIWWFPIVWLFFYYYEGLYTRRFSLWDEVMSIWKVSFLATIGVFTLVSMGKLSGEVSRTVIVLMGGLSLVSLPPIRMAAKAVLRMFGLLKKRVIVLGAGKTGVRIIQALSREPNYGYEILGILDDDPEKAGMRIEGVKVHHGVDNVFKYLKRMRVTDVFIAMPSAGRERLQNLINNLQHKVDGISFVPDMFGVAVLGAELQHFFNEQTFAFEIKNNLARPLNVFVKRSFDMGLSLILLVLLAVPMLVIAIMIRLDSKGPVIFSQERIGRHGRLFKCLKFRTMYLGADEKLNEILEKDPKARAEWEDRWKLKDDPRVTRVGRFLRKTSFDELPQILNVLKGDMSLVGPRPYLPSERSFVMAQGDTILSVLPGITGLWQVSGRNEAPYSDRIGLDTWYVRNWNLGLDVIILMKTIRCVIKQEGAY, encoded by the coding sequence ATGAACAATAAATTAAAGACCGTTTTTGAACGCGCTGTTTTGTTTTTTATAGATGCCGCTGCCATCTCTTTAATTTTAGGCCTATCTGTTTTTGTTAGAACGGATATCCTACCTATTCTATATTCCGGCTTTCGCGGGGATTTTAGTGTAATCACTTTTAAAAATATCTGGTGGTTTCCCATCGTATGGCTCTTTTTTTATTATTACGAGGGGCTTTACACAAGGAGATTTTCTTTATGGGACGAGGTCATGTCCATATGGAAGGTCTCGTTTTTAGCCACAATAGGGGTCTTTACCCTAGTATCAATGGGGAAATTGAGCGGGGAGGTCTCGAGAACGGTAATCGTATTGATGGGAGGGCTTTCGCTGGTATCCCTGCCGCCCATAAGGATGGCTGCAAAAGCGGTGCTCAGGATGTTCGGTCTCTTGAAAAAGAGGGTGATAGTGCTTGGGGCTGGCAAGACCGGGGTGCGGATAATCCAAGCCCTTAGCAGGGAACCCAACTATGGCTATGAGATATTAGGTATCCTTGATGACGATCCGGAAAAGGCCGGCATGCGGATTGAAGGTGTCAAAGTCCATCATGGCGTGGACAACGTCTTTAAATATTTAAAAAGGATGAGGGTCACGGATGTGTTCATCGCCATGCCATCGGCAGGCCGCGAAAGGCTCCAAAATCTCATAAACAACCTCCAGCATAAGGTAGATGGCATCTCATTTGTGCCCGATATGTTCGGTGTCGCCGTCCTTGGCGCCGAACTCCAGCACTTTTTCAACGAGCAGACCTTTGCGTTCGAGATCAAAAACAACCTTGCAAGGCCCTTGAATGTCTTTGTAAAGCGGAGTTTCGATATGGGTCTGAGTCTCATTTTGCTTGTCTTGTTGGCAGTGCCCATGCTGGTTATAGCCATTATGATAAGGCTTGATTCAAAAGGTCCAGTCATATTTTCCCAGGAGAGGATCGGGAGGCATGGCAGGTTATTCAAATGCCTCAAGTTCAGAACCATGTATCTCGGCGCGGATGAAAAACTCAATGAGATACTGGAAAAGGATCCGAAGGCCAGAGCTGAATGGGAAGACCGATGGAAACTTAAAGATGACCCTAGGGTGACGAGGGTGGGACGTTTTTTGAGGAAAACGTCGTTTGATGAACTGCCACAGATACTGAACGTGCTAAAGGGTGACATGAGCCTTGTGGGTCCAAGACCGTATCTTCCGAGCGAGAGGTCTTTTGTCATGGCACAGGGTGATACGATCCTGAGCGTGCTTCCCGGCATAACCGGGTTATGGCAGGTCTCAGGGAGAAATGAGGCGCCCTACAGCGATAGGATCGGGCTCGATACTTGGTATGTCAGGAACTGGAACCTAGGTCTCGATGTCATTATCTTGATGAAGACCATTCGTTGTGTAATAAAACAGGAGGGGGCCTATTGA
- a CDS encoding 3-deoxy-D-manno-octulosonic acid transferase encodes MSLPAAALPVLAFMGFKDKYRGQLKGRLGIGLDARAIEGRYPRIWVHALSLGEANAAVPFIREVAKRWPDAGIICSASTKTGLNVLKDAFAGATRMIIISMPFDLPPVIAHFIRRLSPNCLVLVETDLWPNLLWMLRRNRIPALLINGSISSRAHSRLKRLGTAFTDLIYGGLSHIAMQSEMDRARLLDLGLPEDRISTVGNIKYDIKCTEALNPMDKRRKLGLGEDGHVFVAGSTHKGEEAVIFSVFKALKKEFATLRLVIAPRDPARGKEVAAIARNLGLAADLRSAGSGKTGADILILDTLGELKECYLVADIAFVGGSLVNACGHNILEPAACGVPVIFGPNMESFRYAADTFALKGAGLYVMDASGLENAVRTLLKDDGRRMEMGRRAKDLIAENSGSVIRCIELLEKYIKRRRFV; translated from the coding sequence ATGTCTTTGCCCGCCGCAGCCCTGCCTGTCCTTGCATTTATGGGATTTAAAGACAAATACCGCGGCCAGCTCAAGGGAAGGCTTGGTATAGGCCTGGATGCAAGGGCCATCGAAGGAAGATACCCCCGCATCTGGGTGCACGCCCTGTCCCTGGGTGAAGCGAACGCCGCGGTTCCCTTTATAAGGGAGGTGGCAAAAAGGTGGCCTGATGCCGGAATCATCTGCTCGGCCTCTACCAAGACCGGCCTCAATGTGCTGAAAGACGCCTTTGCCGGTGCAACGCGTATGATCATCATATCCATGCCCTTTGATTTGCCGCCCGTAATCGCACACTTTATTCGGCGTCTTTCGCCTAACTGTCTCGTGCTGGTTGAGACGGATCTGTGGCCCAACCTCCTCTGGATGTTGAGGCGAAACAGGATACCTGCACTTTTGATAAACGGCAGCATCTCTTCTCGGGCGCATAGCCGTCTTAAACGCCTCGGCACGGCATTCACCGACCTGATCTACGGTGGGCTCAGTCATATAGCCATGCAGTCGGAAATGGATCGCGCAAGGCTCCTTGACCTGGGCCTGCCCGAAGACAGGATAAGCACGGTGGGAAACATCAAATACGACATAAAATGTACAGAGGCGCTCAATCCAATGGATAAGAGGCGCAAACTCGGGCTGGGCGAAGATGGTCACGTCTTTGTAGCGGGAAGTACCCATAAGGGTGAGGAGGCGGTGATATTTTCAGTCTTCAAGGCCCTGAAAAAGGAATTTGCCACCTTGAGACTCGTAATAGCACCAAGGGATCCTGCCAGGGGGAAAGAGGTAGCGGCCATAGCAAGAAACCTGGGGCTAGCCGCAGACTTGCGCAGCGCCGGATCGGGTAAAACAGGAGCTGACATCCTTATACTCGACACGCTTGGAGAGCTTAAGGAGTGCTATCTTGTAGCTGACATCGCCTTTGTCGGAGGTAGCCTTGTAAATGCATGCGGTCACAACATTCTTGAGCCTGCCGCATGCGGCGTGCCTGTAATCTTCGGTCCTAACATGGAGAGTTTCAGATATGCCGCCGATACGTTTGCATTGAAAGGAGCGGGCCTCTACGTTATGGATGCAAGTGGGCTCGAAAACGCAGTCCGCACCCTGTTGAAAGACGATGGCAGACGCATGGAGATGGGGAGGCGCGCGAAGGATCTCATTGCGGAAAATAGCGGCTCGGTTATACGCTGCATCGAGCTGTTGGAAAAATACATTAAAAGGAGACGATTTGTTTGA
- the hisD gene encoding histidinol dehydrogenase gives MIITPISYPSDEGDARINALCSRRFDIKEDIEYAVKEILKDVMVYGDDALVRYTRMFDAPDFSREDLKVTSEEMEDARSRVDENFLASLGKAIKNIEEFHRHELPNSWMMTRENGVVLGQMVRPVDAAGLYVPGGKGGLTPLVSSVLMNAIPAKIAGVKRIVLATPPNDKKEIDPHILAAASLCGINEIYKAGSAWAIGAMAYGTESIAPVDVVAGPGNIYVAAAKRFVSGLVGIDMIAGPSEVVIIADKGADKGYVAADLLSQAEHDPMATAVLITTDAGLGKDVAVEVERLAAGLERKETAISALRDNGLILAVNSLDAAVSLANRISPEHLELMVRDPWEVLPHIRHAGAIFLGDYTPEPVGDYIAGPNHVLPTMGTARFSSALGVETFLKRSSIISYTKKGFADDARDIIALAEKEGLTAHARSIETRLNSITPD, from the coding sequence ATGATCATAACACCGATTTCTTATCCCTCTGATGAAGGGGACGCCAGGATCAATGCCCTGTGTTCTCGCAGATTCGACATCAAGGAAGACATAGAATATGCCGTAAAAGAGATATTGAAAGATGTAATGGTCTACGGGGACGATGCCCTTGTAAGATACACGCGCATGTTCGATGCCCCTGACTTTTCCCGTGAAGACTTGAAGGTCACCTCTGAAGAAATGGAGGATGCCCGTTCAAGGGTGGATGAAAACTTCCTTGCGAGCCTTGGAAAGGCCATAAAAAACATCGAGGAATTCCATAGGCACGAATTGCCGAATTCATGGATGATGACCAGGGAAAACGGTGTGGTGCTCGGCCAAATGGTCCGACCCGTAGACGCCGCTGGCCTCTACGTGCCTGGTGGCAAGGGCGGTCTGACACCGCTTGTCTCATCCGTGCTCATGAACGCCATCCCGGCAAAGATCGCAGGGGTAAAAAGGATCGTCCTCGCAACCCCGCCCAACGACAAAAAGGAGATAGATCCACATATCTTGGCCGCGGCGTCCTTGTGCGGCATAAATGAGATATATAAGGCCGGCAGCGCATGGGCCATCGGTGCAATGGCATACGGTACCGAGTCGATCGCCCCTGTTGATGTAGTTGCGGGCCCTGGCAATATCTACGTCGCCGCAGCTAAAAGGTTCGTCTCAGGGCTTGTAGGCATAGATATGATTGCAGGACCGAGTGAGGTAGTGATCATAGCGGACAAGGGTGCAGACAAGGGATATGTGGCTGCGGATCTTCTGTCGCAGGCCGAGCATGACCCGATGGCAACCGCCGTACTGATAACCACAGATGCAGGACTTGGAAAAGATGTAGCAGTAGAGGTTGAGCGATTGGCGGCAGGGCTTGAGAGAAAAGAGACTGCGATAAGTGCCCTTAGAGATAACGGCCTCATATTGGCTGTCAACAGCCTCGACGCGGCCGTGTCTTTGGCGAACAGGATATCGCCCGAACACCTTGAACTGATGGTCAGGGATCCATGGGAGGTGCTTCCTCATATACGCCATGCCGGGGCCATCTTTCTCGGCGATTACACCCCTGAACCTGTTGGAGACTACATCGCCGGGCCGAACCACGTCTTGCCCACCATGGGGACGGCAAGATTCTCTTCAGCCCTCGGCGTCGAGACATTCCTCAAACGTTCAAGCATCATATCATATACAAAAAAAGGTTTTGCAGATGACGCCAGGGACATAATCGCCCTTGCAGAAAAGGAAGGGCTTACGGCCCATGCAAGGTCTATAGAAACAAGACTCAATTCAATAACCCCCGACTAA